The Pleuronectes platessa chromosome 10, fPlePla1.1, whole genome shotgun sequence genome contains a region encoding:
- the si:ch211-105c13.3 gene encoding protein S100-A16 has translation MESAIKTLVTTFISASKGKENMDTKSFQKMVSSQLSNTMQDTDSSSAIKEMQRGLDANNDGKVSFQEYLTLIGYLANSISQNKTGSPSEAS, from the exons ATGGAGTCTGCAATTAAGACGTTGGTGACCACTTTCATCAGTGCTTCCAAGGGTAAGGAAAACATGGACACCAAATCCTTCCAGAAGATGGTGAGTTCACAGCTCTCCAACACCATGCAG GACACAGACAGCAGCTCTGCCATTAAGGAGATGCAGCGGGGCCTGGACGCAAACAACGACGGGAAGGTCAGCTTCCAGGAATACCTCACGCTGATTGGCTACCTGGCCAACAGCATCAGTCAGAATAAGACAGGATCCCCCTCGGAGGCATCGTAG
- the s100t gene encoding S100 calcium binding protein T produces MSLPNSENASSLENAMQLMIQTFHKYSGNEGDKYTLSRTELREMLTAELGNYLGNAQDKEAVDKVMGDLDSNNDGEVDFTEFIILVGALTVACNDFFLDFNDKQEKKK; encoded by the exons ATGTCTTTGCCCAACTCAGAGAACGCCTCCAGCCTGGAGAACGCCATGCAGCTCATGATCCAGACCTTCCATAAGTACTCTGGAAACGAGGGGGACAAATATACGCTGAGCAGGACTGAGCTCAGAGAGATGCTTACTGCAGAGCTCGGCAACTACCTGGGG AATGCACAGGATAAGGAGGCAGTGGATAAGGTTATGGGAGACCTGGATTCCAACAACGACGGGGAGGTCGACTTCACCGAGTTCATCATTCTGGTCGGAGCCCTCACCGTAGCATGCAACGACTTCTTCCTGGACTTCAACGACaagcaagagaagaagaagtga
- the chrnb2 gene encoding neuronal acetylcholine receptor subunit beta-2, with protein sequence MVSLAQLISVHEREQVMTTNVWLTQEWQDYRLTWVPEEFDGMMKVRLPSKHIWLPDVVLYNNADGVYEVSFYSNAVVSHDGSIFWLPPAIYKSACKIEVKHFPFDQQNCTLRFRSWTYDRTEIDLVLRADVASMDDFTPSGEWDIIALPGRRNENPADPTYVDITYDFIIRRKPLFYTINLIIPCVLITSLAILVFYLPSDCGEKMTLCISVLLALTVFLLLISKIVPPTSLDVPLVGKYLMFTMVLVTFSIVTSVCVLNVHHRSPTTHTMPPWVKLVFLNKLPALLFMRQPRNSCERQRLRQRRRAQEQKEGGRSGEAGALMVGLGLGGSGGSGGGTTTGVFSKEDSDPCTCYVNRASVKQFGGDLGGAGGGSLDGLNRVREGREGGSGNVPRGQQAGGGPALTQALLAQACPGFEEAVEGVRFIANHMKGEDDDQSVSEDWKYVAMVIDRLFLWIFVFVCVFGTLGMFMQPLFQNYTAKTITSTPG encoded by the exons GAGTGGCAGGACTATCGGCTGACTTGGGTCCCTGAAGAGTTTGATGGGATGATGAAGGTCAGGCTGCCCTCAAAGCACATCTGGCTGCCTGACGTGGTGCTTTACAACAA TGCCGACGGTGTGTACGAGGTGTCCTTCTACTCCAACGCCGTGGTCTCCCACGACGGAAGCATCTTCTGGTTGCCCCCAGCCATCTACAAATCAGCCTGTAAGATCGAGGTCAAGCACTTCCCCTTCGACCAGCAGAACTGCACGCTGCGCTTCCGCTCCTGGACCTACGACCGCACCGAGATCGATCTGGTCCTCCGCGCGGACGTGGCCAGCATGGACGACTTCACGCCCAGCGGGGAGTGGGACATCATCGCCCTGCCAGGCAGACGGAACGAGAACCCCGCCGACCCCACCTACGTGGACATAACGTATGACTTCATCATCCGCAGGAAGCCTCTTTTTTACACCATCAACCTCATCATCCCGTGTGTCCTCATCACCTCACTGGCCATCCTGGTCTTCTACCTGCCGTCGGACTGCGGAGAGAAGATGACGCTCTGCATCTCAGTGCTGCTGGCGCTCACTGTGTTCCTGCTGCTGATCTCCAAGATCGTGCCGCCCACTTCCCTGGACGTGCCTCTGGTGGGGAAGTACCTGATGTTCACCATGGTCCTAGTCACCTTTTCTATcgtcaccagtgtgtgtgtgctcaacgTGCACCACCGCTcacccaccacacacaccatgCCCCCTTGGGTTAAACTGGTGTTCCTCAACAAGCTCCCTGCCCTGCTCTTTATGCGCCAGCCGAGGAACAGCTGCGAGCGCCAGCGGCTTCGCCAAAGAAGGAGGGCCCAGGAGCAGAAAGAGGGCGGGCGCAGCGGGGAGGCGGGGGCCCTGATGGTGGGTCTCGGGCTGGGTGGGAGTGGCGGGAGCGGAGGGGGAACCACAACAGGGGTGTTCAGCAAAGAAGACAGTGACCCTTGTACCTGCTACGTGAACCGGGCGTCTGTTAAACAGTTTGGAGGGGATCTGGGAGGTGCAGGGGGTGGATCCTTGGATGGTCTGAATAGGGTGAGGGAGGGCAGGGAAGGGGGCTCTGGAAACGTGCCCCGGGGCCAGCAAGCAGGGGGGGGTCCTGCTCTGACTCAGGCCCTGTTGGCCCAGGCCTGTCCAGGGTTTGAGGAAGCCGTGGAAGGAGTTCGCTTCATCGCCAACCACATGAAgggtgaagatgatgatcaAAGT GTGAGCGAGGACTGGAAGTACGTCGCCATGGTGATCGACCGCCTCTTCCTGTGGATCTTCGTGTTCGTGTGCGTGTTCGGCACGTTGGGCATGTTCATGCAGCCCCTCTTCCAGAATTACACGGCCAAGACCATCACCAGCACGCCGGGCTGA